From Fulvivirga lutea:
TATCGAATACCTAAGTAAGTCGGATAAATGCCCGATCATATCCCTGGATTTTTCAGGATTTTCAATCACTAGTGAACGGATATTATTTAAGCAGTTAAAAAGAAAATGAGGGTTTATTTGTGATTTAAGAGCTATTAACTCAGCATCTTTCACAGCGGCTTCCAATCGCCATTTCTCAATCTCACTACTTTTAAGGTTAATAAAGAATTTGAAAAGAAAGTAAAGTATCGACCAGCCAGCTGCAACAATGGAAAGGTTAAGTACAATGATTACCGCAATTGCGAACGTAAACTCCTGATCACTTTCTACATAAAAAAAAGTGTTGTTAATAGGTAAAACAATGGCTGACCAGATGATGCCAAGTAAAATGGATGCAAGAATTACTCGGCCTGAGAGCTTAAATATTCCTACTTTCTCCCATTCATATTTTTTAATATAGCTTCGATATATGTGGGTAAGTATAAAGCCAACAATTACTGTGTTGAGGTATCCAACAATTATTTGCCACTGGTAATCATTAAAATAGGCTGCAACTCCAGCATAGAATACAAAGAATAGACTCCAGCCAATGAGCTGGAAAATCCAATACATTTTCTTCGTATTAATGGGCTGTTGTGTCATTCTAAATTCTAATTCCTGCATCAAATTTCTGATTTATCCGATTGCTTTCAATTTAATTATAATCCTGTGGATTGTTGGTCGGTTAAGTGGTTAATAATCAGTGTGACAAACGAAATTAGCATTACAAGAATATAATAAAATGAAAGTAACGCTGTTATATCAATAATCTCAGCTAAGTTTGAGACGAGCATTTAGCAATTTTTTAAGCTAAAAATTCATTTTTGTGCTTATTTTATCAAATAGAAATGTTATTTTGCTCGCGAATATTCTTGCGAATACCTAATATATATCACTATATTAGTATTTGCATTTAATTTTTTGAATAAATAAACAGGTATGAAAAGAACTGCAGGCTTTTTCAAAAGTGCTTTGTTAGTTGTCGGTGGATCAATGATGTTAACCTCATGTTTCCTTGGTGGAGGCGGTGGAAGACCTACGAGTTCACACCCAGGTGCGTTAAGTACCGCTACAGGATTGGCTTATAATGATGAAGATAATAACGGATTCGAGGTAAAACCTTATGCAGGTCAGCCAGAAGGACCGAATTTAGTTTTTATTGAAGGTGGCCGTGCCATCGTTGGTTCTTTTGAGGAAGATATTCTAAATAGAAGGGATAACATTGAGCGAACTGTTTCAGTGGCCTCTTTCTATATGGATGAAACGGAAATTGCCAACATTCACTGGTTAGAATACCTTCATTATCTAAATGTATCAGATTCTTCAAGAGAAGTTTATATTGCTGCTTTACCAGATACTACTGTTTGGGAAGCACGTTTAGCGTATAATGACCCTTACGTGGATCATTATTTAAGATACCCAGGGTTTAGATATTTCCCGGTTGTAGGTGTTAGCTGGGTACAGGCAAATAACTACGGAGATTGGAGAACAGCTGCAGTAAATCAAAAATTATATGAAGATTCTGGAGAAGAACTTCCTGAAACTTCTGGTGGTAGAATTCCATTGGAGTCAGGTATCGTACTTCCAAACTATAGATTGCCATCTGAAGCTGAGTGGGAATATGCTGCTACGGCTCTTATCGGTACTCAGTGGTTAGATGAAAATCAGACTCACCAAAGATTATATCCATGGGATGGCCATGCTCTTAGAAATCCGTATGGAAAAGAAATGGGTTACTTCCTGGCCAACTTCAAGAGAGGTAGAGGTGACTATGCCGGTATCGCTGGTAAATTAAATGATGGAGCTTTAATAACATCATATATTTATGAATTCCCTCCTAACGATTTCGGTCTATACAACATGGCTGGTAACGTAAGTGAGTGGGTGTTAGATGTGTACCGTCCAATGTCATTCCAGGATTTCGAAGATCTTAACCCAATAAGAAGAGATGGGTATATGGATGAAACATCTGGTTATGATTCAGATATTGAAAACAATCCAGAAGGTTTTACTTCATTAATTACTGATGAGTCAAGAGTATACAAAGGAGGTTCTTGGAAAGACGTTGCTTATTGGATGTCTCCAGGTACTAGAAGATACTTAGACCAAGATTCTTCTACTGCAACTATTGGATTCAGATGTGCTATGATTAGAGCAGGATCGAATTACTAGTTCTTAGAAATTAAGAAATTGAAGAGCCTCGGTATTCCTACCGGGGTTTTTTTGTGCATTTTATAGTAGTGGATGTGCCGTTCATAACATAATTTAATCTTATTAGAAAGCAAGCCGTAATAAATAAAGAACCCAATCAGACCATTTTTAACTCAAACAACCTAATTATGAAAAAAGGATTATTAAAACATGTTACAATTACGAGTTTTCTGATGCTCTCAGCTTTCATGTTAAAGGCACAGGGAATCGTATTTACGCCTCAAGTAAGTGGGGCAGCTAGTGTTTCACAACAAGTTGGTATTACTAACATTGAAGTGAATTACTCAAGACCCAATGTGGTTAGCCCGCAAGGGCAGGATAGAACCGGCAATTTATGGGGTAGCCCAACGGTTCCTTATGGTTTTACTAACCTAGGTTTTGGAACTGCGACAGAAGCTCCCTGGCGTGCAGGAGCAAATCAAAATACAGTAATTACATTTTCCACAGACGTAAAGGTGGAAGGTCAGGATTTAAGTGCGGGTAGTTATGGGCTACATATTGCGGTTTATGAAGATAATAAAGCGACTGTGATATTTTCCCGTGACACAGAATCTTGGGGTAGTTATTTCTACAATAAAGAGAATGATGCCTTAAGAGTTGACATAACTACCGTTGAGGTAGCGCAAACAGATTTGTTAACCTACAATTTTATAGAAGCTACAACCGATGAGGCTGTTTTAGCCTTAGATTGGGAGAAGAAAAGGTTTCCGATAAAAATTAGTGTTAATACACCCGAACTAGTTTATCAAAACTTTCAGGAAAAGTTAAAGGGAGATGAAGGGTTTAACGTACAATCCTGGGTGGCCGCAGCGAACTACCTAGCACAGAACAAAATTCACTTAGATGATGCGCTTAACTATGCTAATGCTGCGGTTGAAGGTCAATTTTTCAGTGATAAAAATTTTAACACACTTTCCACCAAAGCAGGTGTTTTAGTGGCGATGAACAATTTGGATGAAGCTGAAAAGGTGATGGACGAGGCCCTTTCAATGCCAGGCGTTTCAATCAACAATTATTATGGATATGGGCGGCAGTTAATCGCGCAAGATAGAGATAAAAAGGCGTTGGAAGTTTTTACAAAGGCAAGTAAAAAATGGTCTGACCATTGGTTAGCTCCTCATGGGTTAGCGCGGGCTTATTCTGCTATGGGTGATTACAAAAAAGCGGCTGAATATGAGACTAAAGCAATCGCTAAAGCCCCTGAAAATAGTAAGCAGGTATTAGAGGGATATCTTAAAACATTAAAAGAAGGGAAGGATTTTAATTAACAAAAAATCGAACTATATTAAGAAAAGGAAGTTATTCATTAGCTTCCTTTTTTTTATTTTATAATTATGGGGAAATCCTGCCCTTTAGAAAAAGTATGTGGAAACTGCATTTTGCCTTTGTGCTTTTTGGAGAACTCAGGTACCTGATCGTCTAAATAAGATTTTAATTCATAAATGGTCACCTTTCCATCGTTAGGTGATCCATCTGCTTTACCTGAAAGTGCTTCAAGTAAAACGTATGTAAAGATGCCATGCCCCAATTCCTTAAATTCAGTAGCAAATTGTTCGCTTCCTGCCGCAGCTAGCACGTGAATTCCCGTACTTCTGGAAAGTTGGGCCAGAGCCTTTTCTTCAGGAGCACCGCGCTGAGCCAGCAACTCTACACTACCACCTGATTGGCAGGCATCAATAATCAGCAATTGTTTAAGCGCTGAGATATTTTGTAATTCATTCTGAAGTTCTGTTGCACTTATTCCGTTTTGCTTGAGTTTGTCTTCACTATATAGTTTTACATTATCGGTTGGCACAATGTAAAAATTACCATCTACCATGCTTCCATGTCCGGCATAGTAGAAAAACAATACATCCTGTGGGGTAATTCGTTTCTCCAAAAGCTTCAGTTGCTCAAAGATATTGGCCTTTGTAGCCTCCTTATCGAAAAGGGGAATTACCTCCACCTTCTCGAATAAGTTTTTAGTATTTGTTTTAATAACGTCAATAAAGCCCTCCGCATCAGCACGTGCATAGTTTAGGTTTAAGTCTTCATTTTCGTAGTGATTGATGCCAATGGCAAATACATACAGAGAAGAACTTTTCTTACCTTCTTTTTCTACTGTAGTAGACTGCCTGTGCGATTCTATACCTACAGAATTAATGGCAACAGCTTCCAATGTATTAGCACCCGTAATAAGTGGAACCTGAACAGTAACTGCGCTTCTTCCATTTTTTAATTCTAATTCAGCTTCGTGGATTATCTTTTTATTGTGCATTACAACTATCTTTTCAGCACCGCCTCCCTGATCTTCCACTTTGATAATAACATCAATCTTATCTGTTTTTACTACTTCATTGGGGTGTGGAGCGATGAACTCTACAGTAGGTGGCGGAGACTTTCTGATTTGCTCATTAATGTCAAGCTTACTTGTTGATTTGCTGAATGTTTTATTGAGCAAGTCTGGTTGATAGTATTTGTTAAAGAACTGATCTACACTGTAGGACTCCATCCCCTTCACAAAAGCGATTTTATTGAATGCATTGAGTGAACCGCTAAAATATCCAGCCTTGTTGATGGCTACCCATTCGTTATTATCAAAAGTGACATAACTCACCAACTCTTCGTTATTTTCCAAATCCCAAATTTTGATCATGCCATCTTCTGAGCTACTGACAAGCCATTTTCCGGTATTGGTAAATTTTATATCAGTTACTGGCGCCTGATGACCTCTTAACGTATTAATTGAAGAACCATCACTTAATTTGAGCAATTCTATATCACGGTTTTCACCTGAGGCAGCAATTGTTCCATTAATTGGTTCAATAGCCAGTGCATACTGAGGCAATAAATCCTTCTTACGCCAGATTTGTAGGCCAGTTAATATATCCCAGGCCTTTATGGTACCATCCCAGGAAACGGATACTAATGTATTTTCATGGTGATCAATGGAATGAATAATATCGGTATGGCCAATGAAGTTAGTTACTGTGCTTTTGCTGTCTAACTCATATAAACTGAGTGTTTTATCCAGTCTGGCCATCAAGGCATAGATATCATCCCTGTAAAAACTCAATTCAAAAGGAGAGCCTTCATTGAAACGATAGACTTCTTCTGGTGTGTAATCGGCAAGGTTCCAGACTATGGCTGTTCCATCCCAACTGCCACTTATTAATTTGGCATCATCGTTCGAGAATGACAAGTCGAAAACCACCTCTCGATGGCCTTTGAGTGTTGCTAATAAGTCTCCGGTTTCTGCTGTCCATATTTTTACTTGTCCATCTGCTCCCCCTGTAGCTATGTACTTGCCGTTGTTACTGTATTTAACACTTAGTACTGCTTTCTCATGGCCCCTTAGCTCGCTGATAATTTGCCCTGATTGAATCTCCCAAATTCTTACTGCGCTTCCTACTTTGGCTTTGGCCAGATATTTATTATCTGGTGAAATATCAAAATCGTTTTTGAGATCAGTGTATTTTTTGATGTAGTAATCCCAACGTGAATTAGGATTGTAATCCAACCCCTGACCCTCTTTAACATTAATGCCACCTAGAGTTCTAAGAAGTTTGCCGGTTCTTGATTCGTAAATGGTAATTTTTTGTTCGTCATCAACGGTAACGATTTCTGACTCATCTACAGAAAATATTGCTTCATTCACCTTGTCATCGGTATACAAGGAGTATAACTTCTGCTTACTCTTAACATCAAACACAAACAGTGAATCATCTGTAAGTTGCAATAGATAGGTCGAGTTTTTAGAGATTTTCACTCCACGGCTATCATCAATATCTGTTTTAAATTCAGATATTATATCACCTGTTTTCGGATTATGGATAATTAGACTGCTATTATTTGAGAGTGATACCAGCGCATCATTATTGATATCCAGGAAGGTGGCGCAACCGCCACACCAACCAGTCTCAGGTTTATATTCAAACAGTTTATCACCTTTAAAATTATAGGAGGTAACTGTTCTGTTATCGTTGCCAAAGTAGATTTGATTGTCACTAGAAACCGTTGCTTCTACACCATAGCCAACACCTTTGTCAGGATTTACTTGAAATGATTTGATTGTATCTCCTGAGTTTAGATTCCACAAATAGGCCTTTGACTCAAATCCAGCAGTCACTAAATATTTATCATCATAAGATAGTGCAACCGATGTGAGATACTCCTCGCTAATGGAAAATGTATTTAGAATTTTCCCATCGATGATACTCCATTGTATTGCCCTACCGTCTGCACCACTACTTATGAAAAAAGAGCCATCCTTAGATACGGCTAAATCATTAATGGTATTGGTGTGTCCAAAAAATGTTCTGAGCTTTCGTCCCGTTTTCAGTTCCCAAAGAATAATGGTTTTGTCTCTGCTACCCGTAAGTAGATATCTGCCATCAGGGGTTGTGGCTACAGTTTTTATCACCGAAATATGACCGCGCTGAATAACAGTTTCTAATTTTTGAGAAAATGTAATTGTGCTGGTAAGAAAGAATATTAGAAATGAAGTAATTTTCATTTGACCAGTAAGAAACGTTAAATATACTTTCAATTCAGTGGAATACTTTCGCTACAAGTTGTAGAAAAATAGTTATAAACACCATCCACTGTGGTTATTTTTTGGTTCAGAATTAATTCTACTAGTTCTGGACAATCATTAAAGTATTCAGCCAAGCGCTTAAATTTTAATCCAAGAACGCCTTGGGTAACACGCACCAATTCTTTTTTGCCATGCCGGTAAAATAAGGGATATTCATCTATAATATCATTATCGTCCCAGACAAACTCCTTTTTGAAGTAGGTTATATGCTTATTCCTTCTAACCAATTTTAGGAAAATCTTATCTTGACTCTCATCTATTAGATACCTTGTTACAAAAAAAATCGTTTCTTCTCGCAGAGGTACCGACAGAAAATGAGTGTTGCCATACCCATAACCAACAATATCATTTGGGCCATATCTTTTCGGTCTTTTGTTTCCATTGGCAATGAACCGAATTCGCTTATAGAGGCTTTGAAAAGCACCATTATCTCTGTCTTTGACCCAACCTGAAATGGTGTCGCGTTCTGCAGTAATTAAATAACCAACCTGGTAACTAGAGTTCTGTGCATGAGATATCTGAATACACAGTAAAATATAAAGTAGTAAGACCGCTTTAAAAAGCCTCATGTTATGCTTGTGCGGCAAGCATTTCAAGAATATCATCCAGATGCTCTCGATTATTAGAAAGTCGGGGCACTTTATTTTGGCCACCTAGTTTACCTCTTTTCTCCATCCACTTGTAAAACGTGCCTTCAGCCACGCTGTGTACTTTTGGTGGTAATAAGGCCATATCTTGATAGCGCTTGGCATCATAATCTGAATTGACTTCACGAAGCTTTTTATCTAACAGCTCATTGAATTTCTCCTGACTTTCCGGCTTTTTTCTAAACTCAATGATCCATTCATGGCCACCTCTTTTTCCTTCATCGAAATAGATAGGTGCTGCCGTAAAATTATCAATAATGGCATTCGTTTGTTCACAAGCCCAGGTAATGGCAGATTCTGCATTTTCGATGATTAATTCCTCGCCAAAAGCATTGATGAAGTGTTTTGTTCTGCCGGAAATTTTAATTCTATACGGTTCAACCGAAGTGAATTTAACGGTATCGCCAATATTATATCGCCAAAGGCCGGCATTGGTAGAAATAATCATGGCATAATTTTTACCTATTTCCACTTCGCTTAATGAAAGTACTTTTGGGTGCTCCTTATGAATTTCATCAAAAGGAATGAACTCATAGAATATTCCATAATCCAGCATGAGCAACAATTCCTCTGAACCAATTTGATCTTGAATTCCAAAGAAGCCTTCAGAGGCATTATAGGTTTCCCAATAATGCATTTTATCCGAAGGAATTAATTTTTTGAATAGCTCTCTATAAGGAGTAAAAGCCACGGCTCCATGAAAAAATGCTTCAAGGTTTGGCCATACTTCCAATATATTATCTACTCCTTTAATCTCCATAATTCGTTGAAGAAGTAGTATTGTCCAAGTAGGCACACCAGACAAGGTCGTCACATTTTCCTCGGCTGTAACCTTGGCCATTTTTTCAATCTTTTCTTCCCACTTATCCATGAGTGCTACCTCTAAACTTGGAGTTCTAATCAACTGAGCCCAAAGAGGAAGATTTTTCATGATTACTGCAGAAACATCACCATAATAAGATTCTGCATTTTGATCGAATTCATTGATTTGATGGCTACCACCAATGGCTAAACCTTTACCCGTAAACATTCTTGAATCAGGGTAATTGTTGATGTATATAGAAATTAAGTCTTTACCTCCTTTATAGTGGCAATCTTCCAATGCTTCAGGTGAAACGGGAATAAACTTACTTCGAGCGTTAGTAGTACCACTTGATTTGGCAAACCATTTAACCTCAGAAGGCCACAGCACGTTTTGCTCGCCACGCATGAGCCTCTCTATATAAGGGAAAAGCTGTTCATAAGAATGCAGGGGTACTCTTTCCTGATACTGTTTATAATTTGAGATTGACTTGAAATCATACTTTTTTCCAAAATCTGTATTCTTGGCCTGATCAATTAATTTTCTGAATAGCTCGGCCTGAACATCATGTGGGTACTTGATGAAAAGTTCGATGTCATGAATTCTTTTTTTCATGACCCAGGAGATGATGGAATTGAGTATGTCCAAGTGAAATTGTTTAAACCAGAACTGTGAAATTATGAAAAAAGCCCTAGAAAGGGCTTTGATACTGCTTAGATTTTTCGCTTTAATTCGAAATGTTGACCCAGGTAAACTCTTCTTACCTGTTCGTCAGCTGCAAGTTCTTCTGCAGAACCTGCTTTCAGCAATTTACCTTCAAACATGAGGTACGCTCTATCTGTGATGGACAATGTTTCGTTCACATTGTGGTCAGTTATTAATATGCCTATATTCTTATCCTTAAGCTTGGCAACAATGGTCTGAATTTCTTCAACAGCAATAGGGTCTACACCTGCGAAGGGTTCATCTAATAATACGAAGTGCGGATCCACAGCTAGTGCTCTGGCAATTTCAGTTCTTCTTCGCTCACCACCTGACAATACCATGCCTAAATTCTTGCGAACATGTGTCAATGAGAATTCTTCAAGGAGTGCTTCCACTTTTTCTTTCTGCTCTTTTTTCGGAATGTTTCTCATCTCCAGAACAGCCATTATATTTTCTTCAACGCTAAGCTTTCTAAAAACAGAGGCTTCCTGAGCGAGATAACCTATGCCTAACTTTGCTCTACGATACATAGGCAGCTCTGTGATATTTTCTTGATCAAGGTATATCTGACCTTCGTTTGGCTTAATCAAACCAACAATCATATAGAAGGTGGTAGTTTTACCTGCACCATTTGGACCCAGTAGACCAACGATCTCTCCCTGCTCAACCTCTACGGACACATGATTAACTACTGTTCTCTTTTTATATTTTTTGACAAGATTATCTGCTCTTAAAATCATGGTTGCAAAACTAATTAATCAAACTGTATATCCTTAATATTAAGCTGAAGGGTCTTCATGCCTCGGAATTCATTCATTTCTATGGAATAGGCTATTCTAAAAAATGGTGTTGCTTCCAATTGTTCTTTCAAATCACTCAGGCCAAACCCAATACATTCAAAACTTTGTTCGTTATTTTCCTGCTTCAGGAAGAGCTTTAAATGTTTGTCTTTCAGTATACGCAAAGAACTTGCCAGTTTCACTTGATCTGTATAAAATATCGGAGCAAGGTTTTCAGGGCCAAAAGGCTCCATTTGGTTCAACACCTTGTAGAAGTTGGGCGTGATTGAGTCAAAATTAAGTTCAGCATCAATTTCAATTTGAGGAATTAGTAAATCATCAGGGATTGTGCTGGATACTACTTCTTCAAATTTTTGCTGAAACAATGGTACATTATCTATGGGTAAAGTAAGTCCGGCAGCATATTTATGACCGCCAAAATGATCTAATAAATCTCTGCAACTATCAATGGCGTTATACACATCAAATCCATAAACAGAACGAGCAGAACCGGTAGCCTTATCATCCGATTTAGTAAGTATTATGGTAGGCTTATAGTGTTTTTCAATACATCGGCTTGCCACAATCCCCACCACTCCTTTATGCCAGTCTTCTTTAAAAAGCACAGTGGACTTTGTAACAGTTCCATTATTTTCTTCAATCATGGCAAGGGCTTCCTGAGTGATGGAGCTATCTACTTCCCTTCTCTTATCATTTTTTATATTGAGTTTCTCCGCATAGTGGTAGGCCTCATCTTCCGTTTCTGCTAATAGCATATCCACGGCACCTTTGGCATGACTAATTCGGCCTGCGGCATTTATTCGTGGTGCAATTCCAAATACTATTCCTGTAATTGTTAGTTTTTTCTGAATGCCCGCAAGGTGTACCATGGCATTTAGCCCCGGCCGTTGTGCCTTTTCTAACTGGAGAAGTCCGTAATAGGCAAGAATGCGATTCTCACCGGTAATGGGTACGATATCCGATGCAATGCTAATAACCACTAAATCAAGAAATTCGAACGGATCAACAAGAATAGAATCAAGTTGATCTGAAATTGCCTGTATGAGCTTAAAGCCAATACCGCATCCGGAGAGTTCTTTATAAGGATATGGACAATCTTCTTGCTTTGGGTCGAGCACAGCTACCGCATTAGGCACTGTTTCCCCGGGCAGGTGATGATCGCAAATAATAAAATCTATTCCCAGATCATTTGCATAATCAATGAGCTCCACTGATTTGATTCCACAATCAAGTGCTATGATTAGTGAAAACCCATTTTCATGCGCATATTCAATTCCTTGTTTGGAAATGCCATACCCCTCTTTGTACCTGTCGGGAATATAAAACTCCGAATGATGATGAAATGAGTTAATGTACCCAAAACATAAAGCTACTGAAGTGGTGCCATCCACGTCATAATCGCCATAGACTAAAATCTTTTCATCGTTTTCGAAAGCCGTAATAATTCTGGCAACTGCCTTATCCATTCCTTTCATTAAAAATGGATCGTGTAAATGATCCAAAGATGGGCGGAAGAAGTCCTTGGCTTCATCGAAAGTGGTAATGCCACGTTGGGCGATGATAGTACCTAACGGCACGCTTACATTGATGGACTTACATAGCGCCTCAACTACTTCTTGATTAGGGATTGGTTTATGGTTCCATCGTTTATTCATGGCAATAAAAAAAGCAGTACGAAAGTACTGCTTTTAACTTATATGTTTAATGATATATTATTCTGAATCCGCTGGCTTCTCAGTAACAACGCCTTCTAATACATCTTTTATTTCTTTTCTAACACCATCTTGGTAAGGTACAATCCACGCATCTTTTACGCCCATCTCTCTAAGGTATTTCTTAAAGGTATCGGCCTCCCAATAGTCTCTAAACTGTCCTAAAGTGATTTTCTGCATTCCATCCTCGTTCTCACCACCGAAGTTTTCGTGATTTTCGAAGTACTTAGAAAGGTCTTTATTTCTGAATGCTCCAATCTGAACTTTGAATACAATGCCATCTACCATTTTGCCGCCAGATTCCATTTTTGGCTGAGCTGCTGGCTTTTCTCTAGCAGCTGCTTTTGCTGCCGCTAAATCGCTTCGCAACTTTGCCATGTCATCTTGCAATTCGCTAATCTTAGCGTCTTTATCACTTAGCTTCGATTGAAGGCTATTGTTATCAGACTTTAAGCTGTTTACCTGACCTTGCAACGCATCTTTATCATCAACAAGTTGTTTTAAAGCTTCAGGGTTCTTTTTGTACTCTTTGGCTTTATTTTTCCATTCTTTAGCTTCCGCCTTATCCAATTGTGCATTAGCATTAAAGGCGATGGCGCCAACCAAGATCAAGCTA
This genomic window contains:
- a CDS encoding SPOR domain-containing protein; its protein translation is MKKVTLVLSLILVGAIAFNANAQLDKAEAKEWKNKAKEYKKNPEALKQLVDDKDALQGQVNSLKSDNNSLQSKLSDKDAKISELQDDMAKLRSDLAAAKAAAREKPAAQPKMESGGKMVDGIVFKVQIGAFRNKDLSKYFENHENFGGENEDGMQKITLGQFRDYWEADTFKKYLREMGVKDAWIVPYQDGVRKEIKDVLEGVVTEKPADSE